The nucleotide window AATCCCACGGCCAGCCCCGCTGCATAGGCCGCGCCCAGTGCCGTAGTTTCGGCGACCCTGGGCCGGATGACGGGGACGCCAAGAATGTCTGCTTGGAATTGCATCAACGCATCGTTGGCAACCATCCCGCCGTCGACCTTCAATTCCGCAAGCGGAACGGCCGAATCCGCGTTGACCGCTTCCAGCACTTCGCGGGTCTGGAATGCAGTGGCCTCCAGGGCGGCCCTGGCGATGTGTGCCTTCGTGACGAACCGCGTCAGCCCCACCAAGGCTCCGCGGGCATCGGAACGCCAGTAGGGAGCAAAGAGGCCGGAAAATGCGGGCACGAAGTATGCGCCGCCACTGTCGGGTACCGAGGAAGCCAGCTCCTCGACTTCCCCGGCCGAACCAATGATGCCCAGGTTGTCCCGCAGCCACTGAACCAGCGACCCGGCAACAGCTATCGAACCTTCAATGGCATAGCGCGGCGCGTCGTCGCCGATCTTGTAGGCGACGGTGGTCAGCAGGCCGTTCGCGGATTCAACGATTTCGCTGCCGGTATTGACGATGACAAAACAGCCGGTTCCGTATGTGTTCTTGGCTTCCCCGGCGTCGAAAGCCGCCTGTCCGAAAGTCGCTGCCTGCTGGTCGCCAAGAATCCCGGCAACGGGAACGTGCCGCAGCAGCTGGGATCCATGGACCGTGCCGTACACCTCGGCAGAAGACTTGATTTCCGGGAGCAGGGAAGCGGGCACGTCGAAAGCCTCGAGGATCGACCGGTCCCAGGCAAGCGTCTTCAAGTCCATGAACAGCGTCCGGGAAGCGTTCGTGACGTCCGTGACGTGGACTCCGCCGTCCGTTCCACCCGTCAGGTTCCACAGCACCCAACTGTCCGTGGTGCCGAAAAGGAGCTCGCCGGCGTCGGCCTTGGCCCGGGCGCCCTCCACATTGTCCAGAATCCATTTCAGCTTCGTTCCGGCGAAGTACGGCGAAAGCGGCAGTCCGGTAGTTGCCTTGAACCGGTCGCTGCCGCCGTCAGCGGCCAGGGCGTCGCAGATAGGCTGGGTGCGCATATCCTGCCACACGATGGCGTTGTAAACCGGTTGGCCGGTGTTCCGGTCCCACACCACAGTGGTTTCGCGCTGGTTGGTGATGCCTACGGCGGCAGTATTGTGGCGGGTCAGATTGGCACGGGCCAGCGCGTTGCCAATGACCTCGCGGGTGTTGTCCCAGATTTCCACCGCATCATGTTCCACCCAGCCTGGCTGCGGAAAAATCTGCCGGTGTTCCTTCTGGCCGGTCGAAACGATCTGCCCTGCATGGTCAAAAATTATGGCCCGCGAGGACGTGGTCCCCTGGTCGATCGCCAGAATGTAGTCGGACAAAGCAGACCTCTTCCCTAGGACAGGACGCCGGCGCCGGGAGGGCAGCACCGATTGGGCTCGAACCTAGCCCCGCTGCGGGTGGAGGTCAATTCCTGCCTTGCGCAGATGCGTCTCTTTTACGGCCGTGGTTGGCCGCCGATGCCGGCATTGCTCGGTAGAGTCTTGTATATGGGAACGGCAGATAAGACGGCGCTGAACAACGGCGTCCTGATGGACCAGCTGGGCTTCGGACTGTACAAAGTTCCGCCGCAGGACGCCGCCGGACTGTGCTACCAGGCATTGGAATCCGGCTACCGGCATTTCGACACTGCCGCTCTGTACGCCAACGAGGCCGGCGTGGGTGAGGCGATCCGCCGGTTCACCGCCGAGGAACCGGAATTCAGTCGCGACGACATTTTCGTCACCAGCAAGGTATGGAATGACAGCCACGGCTACGACGCGGCGCTGCGCGCCTTTGACGCATCGCTGGCCATGCTAGGGCTCGACTACCTCGACCTGTACCTGATCCATTGGCCGCAGCCGGAACGGGCACTGTACGTGGACACCTACCGCGCCCTGGAACGCCTCTACCATGAGGGACGCGTCCGGGCCATCGGCGTTTCCAACTTCCAGCCGGCCCATCTTGAGGAATTGTTGAAAAACTGCGACGTGGTACCTGCGGTCAACCAGATCGAGCTCCATCCGTGGCTCCAGCAAGAGCAGTTGCGGGAGCTGCACGCCGCCCACGGAATCCGGACGGTCGCCTGGAGCCCCCTGGGGCGGGGAAAAGTGCTGTCCGACCCCGTGGTCGCGGAATTGGCTCAGGAGCTGGGCAGGACTCCGGCCCAGATAGTGCTGCGCTGGCATTTGCAGCTCGGCAACGTGGCCATCCCGAAGGCGAGCTCACTGCAGCGAATTCAGGAGAACTTCAAGGTGTGGGACTTCGCCCTCGATCCCGCAGCCATGCAGCGGCTCGGCGGGCTCGAGCGGAACGGCCGGATCGGTTCCCACCCGGACGAGGTGAACTAGCGCGTGCCCGCCACCAAAGACCGTGCCGTCCGCCGTGCCCTCAATCTGGACTCGGGGGAAGTAGCCTACTGGGAGTACCCGGCCCAGACCCCGAAAGGTAAATCGGACATTCTGGTCGTTCATGGCTTCCGTGGCGACCACCATGGCCTGGAACTGGTCGCCCAGTCGCTCCCCGGGCACCGGATTGTCTCCCCCGATCTGCCCGGCTTCGGCGCCTCCGCACCGTTCTCGGGGCGCCGGCACAGCGTGGAAAGCTACGCGGAGTTCGTGGCGGACTTCGCAGCCGCTCTGGCACTGGGGCCGGACACCGTCATCATCGGCCATTCGTTCGGCTCGATTATCGTCAGCCATCAGCTGGCGGCACACCCGGGTTCGTTCCGGGCAGCCGTGCTGATTAATCCGATCAGCGAACCCGCTCTCAAGGGGCCGAAGGCGGTGGCCTCACGGCTCGCGGAATTCTACTATTACCTCGCGGCAAAGCTGCCCGAAAAGCCAGGAATGCGTCTGCTTCAGCACCCGCTGATTGTCCGGGTCATGAGCATCATGATGGCCAAGACCAAGGACCGGCAGCTGCGCCGGTACATTCACGGACAGCACGACACGTACTTCAGCGCCTTCGCCAACCGGGACGTTGTCCTCGAAGCGTTCCGGGCCTCCATTTCCCACGACGTTCTTGAGGTAGCGCCGCGGCTGGAACTGCCGGTGCTCCTGATCGCCGGCCGGAAGGACGATCTGGGCTCGGTGGACAGCCAGCAGCAGCTGGCGGCACAGCTGCCGGACAGCCATTTGGAAATGATCGACGGCGTGGGCCACCTCATCCACTACGAGGCGCCGGATATTGCGGCCGCCATGATCACCGAGTTCCTCGAGGGGCTGGAGCGGTGAAGCTTGTCGTCGACGCCCGTTATACGCGCACCGACCAGCTGGATGGCATCAGCCGCTACGGCTCCAATCTGATCTCGGCTGCCTCAAAACTGACCGAAGTGCTGATGCTCATCAACGACGAACGGCAGTTGCAGTTCCTGCCCGACAACGTCCCGTGGGTCAAGATCAACAGTCCCCTCTCCCCTGCCGAGCTCCTCGTGGCGCGCCGGATCAACAAACTGGGCGCCGACGTCGTTTTTTGTCCCATGCAGACCATGGGCAGCTTCGGCAGGCGCTACGGCCTGATACTGACCATCCACGATCTGATCTATTACCGCCACCCCAAGCCGCCGGGATTTTTGCCGCTGCCGGTCAGGCTGCTGTGGCGGGTCTACCACAAGGCGTACTGGCCGCAGCGCCTGCTGCTCAACCGGGCCGACACCGTTGCGACCATCAGCCGGACCACCCGGTCGCTGCTGCAGCAAACCAGGCTCACCCGGCGCGAGGTCCGGATCGTTTCCAACGCCGCCCAACCGCTGGGACCACCGCGGGATCCGTCGGCGGCCGTGGGCAAGGACTTGCTCTACATGGGGTCCTACATGCCCTACAAGAATGTGGAGACGCTGGTCGATGCGATGGCGCTGCTGCCCGGCTACCGGCTGCATCTGCTCAGCCCCATCCAAGCGCCGAGGCGCGAAGAGCTGGCGGACCGCGCGGCGGATGCCGCACAGCTGGTCTTCCACAACGGGATTTCCGACGGCGACTACCTGCACCTCCTGCACGAAGCCTCCGCGCTGGTCACGCTGTCCAGGGACGAAGGCTACGGGTTGCCGCTCATCGAGGCCATGGCCGCCGGAACACCCGTGATCGCCAGCGACATTCCCATTTTCCGGGAGGTCGCCGAAAATGTGGCGCTGCATGTGGATCCGGACGATCCTGAAGCCTTCGCCGCCGCGGTCCGCGAACTGGAGGATCCGGAACGGCGGCGTCGTGCATCGGCCGAGGGAGTGCTCCGCGCCGCAGAGTATGACTGGGACAGCTCGGCAGCGCAGCTGGTAGCGGCTGCCGAAGAGGTTCTGGCCAGGCGCCGGGCGGGCTAGAGCAGATCCAGGCCGTCACAGCGGACCTGGACTGGTTCCGCCAACCGCTTGGCGGAGACGGCCGCCTTTCTGGCCCGAAGGGCTCCGGTCACGGTATTCCCCTGCTGGTAGCTGAAGAACAACAGCAGGCGGTGGTGTCCGGCCGCGGCCGCATAATTCTCCAGTTCTGTGGGGCCCACCGTACGGACATCGCCGGGGAGGTCCAGTCCGGACATAAACGTCTCAATTCCGGCTGTCGAACCTGTAATGGCGGCGATCCTGAGCGCGGGAGGCAGCTGCAGTTCACGCCGCAACGCGAGCTCCCGTGAAGCGGCCCCGGCTGGATCCCAACGCACCAGTTGCCCGACCACCGAGTCATTGTCGGCCGTGATCACCACTGTCCCGCCCTCGGCTGCTGGACGGACCAGCGACGCGGCCGTGAACCAGCGGCGCAGCGCATCTTCGGGAGCGCGCAGGGACTCACGGCTCAGCAGCGAGTTGCCATCCAGCAGCAGGGCCGCGGCATATCCGCCGGCCACCGCGGGCTCCGCCCCGGGCGTCGCGACCACCACCGCTTTGCCGGCCTTGACTGTGGCCTTTACATGATCACCCGCTGAAGAGATGACAGTTGCCCCGGGAAAGGCCCGGCCGAGCTCCTCTGCCGTTCGCGAGGCCCCGATGACCAATGCCCGCAGTCTGCCCGAACCGCAAACACCGCAGCGCCAGTGAGCGGCCAGCCGGCCACACCACCGGCAGGTCAGAGCTGTTCCGTGACCGGGTTGCCCGAGCGGTCCCTGGCATTCGGTGCAGCGGGCCGGTGTGCGGCAGTCCTGGCAGGCCATGGCCGGTGAGAAGCCTGTGCGTGCGACCTGTACCAGGACAGGCCCGTGTTCGAGTCCCTCCCTGGCTGCCCGCCATGCCGCTTGCGGAAGCCTCGCATGGCGGAGCAGAGGATCGCGTTCCTGCTGGAACGTATCGGCGGTGTTGACTACCCGGGGCGTGAGTGTACGCAACACCGGCCGGTCAGCCTGCAGGGGCTGGGCCCAGCCGGTTTCAACAAGCCGCTGGCTCTCCGTACTGCGGGCGATCCCTGCCAGCAAGGCGGCGCAGCCGGTTTGCTCCGCGCGCAGCAGCAGGACCTCACGCGTGTGCTGGTAGGGGGCACGCTGTTCGACATACAGATCATCGCCGTCGTCCCAGATCGCAACCAGGCCCAGCTCACGGACCGGCGCGTAGGCCGCGGACCGGGTGCCGATCGCGACCTTGACGGTACCGTGCAGCAGATTCAGGTAGTTTCGGTAGCGCGGGGTCGGACCGTCCTCGGCGCTCAGCCGCACGAACGCCTCGGCACCGATCGTCGCCTCGAGCGCCTCGCCCAGCAGGTCAAGATCCTTGGCATCAGGGACAACCACCAGGGCACCTCGTCCGCTGGTCAGCGTCGCCGCTACGGCCGCTGCCAACTGGCGTGTCCAGGATGCAGGCCCGTAGGACTTATGGCTCGAAAGTACCGCCCGTGGCGACTCTCCGGCGGCCAGATGTGCCAGAAACGCAGCAGCGCTGCGGTAGCCGGCAAAGCAAACCGCCGGGTCCGCAGCATACGCTGGCGCGTTGTCTGCGCCGGCTTCCGGGTCCGGCTCTTCAGCCCGCCCCGGCCCTTTCCCTGCCGGCGCCCCGGGCATGAGCCGGCCCGCTGCCGCGAACTCCTTGTCCACCTTGGCCACCCGCGGAGGGATCGCAGCCCGGATCACGTCGCTGAGCGTGCCGGCGTACCGCCTGGCCAACGCGCCCGCCAGCTCGAGCAGCTCCGGGGTCAGGACCGGCTGGGCGGACACTACCTTCGCCAGCGGGCTGAGCCGGACCCCCTCCGCGGCTTCTGACTTGCGTCCGATGATGTAGCCGCTGATCTCCTGCCCGCCGAAACGCGCTTTGATGCGTGCCCCAGGGACCGCGTCCGCTGCGGCTTCCTGCGGAACCAGATAGTCGAAAACGCGGTCCAGATGCGGCACCGCGGACTCGATCAAAACTTCGGCCACCGGGTTCTCGCCGGCTGGCACGGTGGCGCCGCGCGGTTTGGCAGGCGAGGCGAATCCCTGCAGCAGAGACAGCTGGACGGCCTCGTCCCGTGGGGCTGATCCGTCTGTCACGCTGGTCTCAGGCGCTAAAATAGCTGCGCAGTGCCTCA belongs to Arthrobacter crystallopoietes and includes:
- the glpK gene encoding glycerol kinase GlpK, encoding MSDYILAIDQGTTSSRAIIFDHAGQIVSTGQKEHRQIFPQPGWVEHDAVEIWDNTREVIGNALARANLTRHNTAAVGITNQRETTVVWDRNTGQPVYNAIVWQDMRTQPICDALAADGGSDRFKATTGLPLSPYFAGTKLKWILDNVEGARAKADAGELLFGTTDSWVLWNLTGGTDGGVHVTDVTNASRTLFMDLKTLAWDRSILEAFDVPASLLPEIKSSAEVYGTVHGSQLLRHVPVAGILGDQQAATFGQAAFDAGEAKNTYGTGCFVIVNTGSEIVESANGLLTTVAYKIGDDAPRYAIEGSIAVAGSLVQWLRDNLGIIGSAGEVEELASSVPDSGGAYFVPAFSGLFAPYWRSDARGALVGLTRFVTKAHIARAALEATAFQTREVLEAVNADSAVPLAELKVDGGMVANDALMQFQADILGVPVIRPRVAETTALGAAYAAGLAVGFWQDLAELRSNWIQDRRWEPQLDSSERDRQLRLWKKAVTRTFDWVDEDVR
- a CDS encoding aldo/keto reductase, with protein sequence MGTADKTALNNGVLMDQLGFGLYKVPPQDAAGLCYQALESGYRHFDTAALYANEAGVGEAIRRFTAEEPEFSRDDIFVTSKVWNDSHGYDAALRAFDASLAMLGLDYLDLYLIHWPQPERALYVDTYRALERLYHEGRVRAIGVSNFQPAHLEELLKNCDVVPAVNQIELHPWLQQEQLRELHAAHGIRTVAWSPLGRGKVLSDPVVAELAQELGRTPAQIVLRWHLQLGNVAIPKASSLQRIQENFKVWDFALDPAAMQRLGGLERNGRIGSHPDEVN
- a CDS encoding alpha/beta fold hydrolase — protein: MPATKDRAVRRALNLDSGEVAYWEYPAQTPKGKSDILVVHGFRGDHHGLELVAQSLPGHRIVSPDLPGFGASAPFSGRRHSVESYAEFVADFAAALALGPDTVIIGHSFGSIIVSHQLAAHPGSFRAAVLINPISEPALKGPKAVASRLAEFYYYLAAKLPEKPGMRLLQHPLIVRVMSIMMAKTKDRQLRRYIHGQHDTYFSAFANRDVVLEAFRASISHDVLEVAPRLELPVLLIAGRKDDLGSVDSQQQLAAQLPDSHLEMIDGVGHLIHYEAPDIAAAMITEFLEGLER
- a CDS encoding glycosyltransferase family 4 protein, whose protein sequence is MKLVVDARYTRTDQLDGISRYGSNLISAASKLTEVLMLINDERQLQFLPDNVPWVKINSPLSPAELLVARRINKLGADVVFCPMQTMGSFGRRYGLILTIHDLIYYRHPKPPGFLPLPVRLLWRVYHKAYWPQRLLLNRADTVATISRTTRSLLQQTRLTRREVRIVSNAAQPLGPPRDPSAAVGKDLLYMGSYMPYKNVETLVDAMALLPGYRLHLLSPIQAPRREELADRAADAAQLVFHNGISDGDYLHLLHEASALVTLSRDEGYGLPLIEAMAAGTPVIASDIPIFREVAENVALHVDPDDPEAFAAAVRELEDPERRRRASAEGVLRAAEYDWDSSAAQLVAAAEEVLARRRAG
- a CDS encoding primosomal protein N', translated to MTDGSAPRDEAVQLSLLQGFASPAKPRGATVPAGENPVAEVLIESAVPHLDRVFDYLVPQEAAADAVPGARIKARFGGQEISGYIIGRKSEAAEGVRLSPLAKVVSAQPVLTPELLELAGALARRYAGTLSDVIRAAIPPRVAKVDKEFAAAGRLMPGAPAGKGPGRAEEPDPEAGADNAPAYAADPAVCFAGYRSAAAFLAHLAAGESPRAVLSSHKSYGPASWTRQLAAAVAATLTSGRGALVVVPDAKDLDLLGEALEATIGAEAFVRLSAEDGPTPRYRNYLNLLHGTVKVAIGTRSAAYAPVRELGLVAIWDDGDDLYVEQRAPYQHTREVLLLRAEQTGCAALLAGIARSTESQRLVETGWAQPLQADRPVLRTLTPRVVNTADTFQQERDPLLRHARLPQAAWRAAREGLEHGPVLVQVARTGFSPAMACQDCRTPARCTECQGPLGQPGHGTALTCRWCGRLAAHWRCGVCGSGRLRALVIGASRTAEELGRAFPGATVISSAGDHVKATVKAGKAVVVATPGAEPAVAGGYAAALLLDGNSLLSRESLRAPEDALRRWFTAASLVRPAAEGGTVVITADNDSVVGQLVRWDPAGAASRELALRRELQLPPALRIAAITGSTAGIETFMSGLDLPGDVRTVGPTELENYAAAAGHHRLLLFFSYQQGNTVTGALRARKAAVSAKRLAEPVQVRCDGLDLL